From Penicillium psychrofluorescens genome assembly, chromosome: 1, one genomic window encodes:
- a CDS encoding uncharacterized protein (ID:PFLUO_001195-T1.cds;~source:funannotate), translating to MAEESPELQAALRDLDRDLERRSRLLAQFLGPNKPLEIVNHSNSDNEATSLPSHMAPPAILSVRPPTGQSGQPSLTSPTYAGGFDGMQSGGGLGYDHRGSMDMQNPSPAPAVPYDRTSTGVGRMPSSSSYDSLFLPKPAPSGSQGQDGSRTATLLSQNYAFNPNVHPEYVDDTMAYDPASGGATRQSTMLDSQQGFFSDFAGQQREDYRESYGGGFHRYSQSGEAFSPTANMAPPLIPASDLQYAPTLQHLHPLEPRDIPFSVNDPHDKSTPMSKFDNLPTVLRHRARAHGKQPAYWVLDQKGKEIASITWEKLASRAEKVAQVIRDKSNLYRGDRVALIYRDAEIIEFAVALLGCFIAGVVAVPINRLDDYQSLNLVLTSTQAHLALTTENNLKNFQRDITAQKLNWPRGVEWWKTNEFGSFHPKKKDDTPPLVVPDLAYIEFARAPTGDTRGVVMSHRTIMHQMSCLSAIVTAAPTDSSARQYAKGETIVTYLDPRQGIGMILAVLFNVYGGHTTVWLEDRVVETPGLYAHVITKYKATIMAADYSGLKIAAYNYQQDPMATRHYKKNTDPNFSTVKICMIDTLTLDSEFHEILADRWLRPMRNPRARDIVTPMLCLPEHGGMVISMRDWLGGAERMGCLLTHEMDPVVHSDSKKEDTKLEKSETNTGFGSSLLGGGSRGSRISQPKETSKNELGEVLLDKEALKSNEIVVLAMGENARKFAASMPHAVRVGSFGYPIPDATLAIVDPETNLLCTPNVIGEIWVDSPSLSGGFWALPKHTEAIFHARPYKFEENNPTPVLVEPEFLRTGLLGCVIEGKVFVLGLYEDRLRQKVEWVEHGQEIAEHRYFFVQHLVVSLLKKIPKIHDCTAFDVFVNDEHLPVIVLESYAASTAPTTSGGPPRQLDSVLLESLAERCMEVLYQEHHLRVYCVLLTAPNSLPRVTKNGRQEIGNMLCRKEFDAGTLQAVHVKFGVERAVLNLPVGVDPVGGIWSPLAVESRQELLAYQEKQYSGVDYRDVIMDDRTSTPLNNFKTIVDLLQWRVSRQAEELAYCSIDGRGKEGKGLTWKKFDLKVSAVATYLKNKVKVRPGDHLVLMYTHSEEYIYAIHACFCLGVVAIPLAPIDQNRLSEDAPAFLHVISDFDVKAIIVNAEVDHVMRLKLVSQHIKQSAQVLRIGVPAIYNTNKPSKQSHGCRELGYTMKDAWLQGGQPALVWTYWTPDQRRISVTIGHDTIMGMCKVQKETCQMTSSRPVLGSVRSTLGLGFLHTCLMGIYVGAPTYLVSPVDFAQNPMTLFVTLSRYKIKDTYATSQMLDYAMNVMGAKGFQLQELKNLMISAEGRPRADIYQKVRLHFASAALDRTSINIVYSHVLNPMIVTRSYMCIEPIELWLDLRSLRRGLIYPVDPDADPTALLLQDSGMVPVNTQIAIVNPETCALAHVGEYGEIWVQSDACAKGFYRSKQEFDNERMDGRVADGDPNVPYIRTGDLGFLHTVTRPIGPGGQPVEMQVLFVLGGIGETFEVNGLSHFPMDIESSIERCHRNIVAGGCAIFQAGGLIVVVVEVTRKAYLASLVPVIVDAILNEHQVVVDIVNFVSHGDFPRSRLGEKQRGKVLASWVTRKLRTIAQFSIRDSDGAGGPFADLPQHRVSRSSKPGSTMGSSLRKSTLVNPESEVPRSPAPVVLEDSMQQNQNNFYQDMPSPGLPQELDANSSFAGTPVPEPSPGLPHIEEPQSATLMTEDGDDHNVGYTNPVSGTETAHNRDFRFSFDMINTPIDPQQYKSTVPTAESASPGRDALPSQNRFSTIPAGAEPVQEERARPTTQESGINDDWPQEALMYESTLGVDDGSDFVQRSPSNMSAAVRKRYDGSEYGP from the exons ATGGCGGAAGAGAGCCCCGAGCTTCAGGCCGCACTGCGCGACCTGGATCGGGACTTGGAG CGACGTTCGAGGCTTCTGGCGCAATTCCTCGGCCCCAACAAACCACTCGAGATCGTCAATCACTCTAATTCTGACAATGAAGCAACCTCACTTCCCTCGCACATGGCTCCGCCTGCTATTCTGAGTGTTCGACCGCCAACGGGCCAGTCTGGCCAGCCAAGTCTCACATCTCCGACGTATGCTGGCGGGTTCGATGGCATGCAGAGCGGCGGAGGACTCGGATACGACCACCGCGGCAGTATGGACATGCAGAACCCGTCACCGGCACCGGCTGTGCCCTATGATAGAACTAGCACCGGGGTTGGTCGGATgccgtcgtcatcatcgtaCGATTCACTTTTCCTGCCCAAGCCAGCACCTTCGGGATCACAAGGCCAGGATGGTTCGCGGACGGCAACATTGCTGAGCCAGAACTATGCGTTCAACCCGAATGTCCATCCCGAGTACGTGGACGATACCATGGCGTACGATCCTGCGTCGGGCGGAGCCACGCGACAGTCAACGATGCTAGACTCACAACAGGGATTCTTCTCTGATTTTGCCGGCCAACAGCGTGAGGACTATCGGGAGAGCTATGGTGGTGGATTTCACCGCTATTCTCAGTCGGGAGAAGCCTTTTCGCCCACGGCGAATATGGCACCGCCTTTGATACCCGCCTCGGACCTTCAATATGCGCCGACCCTCCAACACCTGCATCCTCTGGAGCCTCGGGATATTCCATTTTCGGTCAATGACCCGCATGATAAGAGCACTCCGATGTCCAAGTTTGATAATCTTCCGACAGTGCTGCGGCATCGCGCTCGAGCGCATGGGAAGCAGCCGGCATATTGGGTGTTGGAtcagaaaggaaaagagattGCGTCCATTACATGGGAAAAATTGGCAAGTCGTGCAGAGAAAGTTGCTCAAGTGATTCGCGATAAGAGCAACCTGTATCGCGGAGATCGCGTGGCTCTGATCTACCGCGATGCCGAGATTATCGAGTTCGCAGTCGCTCTTTTGGGCTGTTTCATTGCTGGTGTTGTAGCAGTCCCGATCAACAGGTTGGATGACTATCAGAGCTTGAACCTGGTGCTCACATCCACTCAAGCCCATTTGGCCCTGACGACCGAAAACAATCTGAAAAACTTCCAACGTGACATCACTGCACAGAAACTGAATTGGCCCCGCGGAGTTGAATGGTGGAAGACGAACGAATTCGGTAGTTTCCAcccgaagaaaaaggatgACACGCCTCCATTAGTTGTTCCAGACCTTGCGTATATCGAGTTTGCACGAGCTCCGACAGGGGATACGCGTGGTGTGGTGATGAGCCATCGGACCATCATGCACCAGATGTCCTGCCTGAGTGCTATCGTGACCGCTGCACCCACCGATTCGAGTGCTAGACAATACGCCAAAGGAGAGACTATTGTCACTTACCTGGACCCGCGGCAGGGTATTGGCATGATCCTGGCCGTGCTTTTCAACGTCTATGGTGGCCACACAACCGTTTGGCTTGAAGATCGAGTAGTGGAGACGCCCGGTCTCTATGCACACGTTATCACCAAGTACAAGGCAACAATCATGGCTGCCGACTACTCTGGCTTGAAAATTGCGGCGTACAACTACCAGCAGGACCCCATGGCCACTCGACATTACAAGAAGAATACCGATCCCAATTTCAGTACCGTCAAAATTTGCATGATTGATACCCTCACTTTGGACTCTGAATTCCACGAGATCTTGGCAGACCGATGGCTGCGGCCCATGCGGAACCCGCGCGCTCGGGACATTGTGACCCCAATGCTGTGCTTGCCCGAGCATGGCGGTATGGTGATTAGCATGCGCGATTGGCTTGGTGGCGCAGAGCGCATGGGATGCCTCTTGACCCATGAAATGGACCCGGTGGTTCACTCAGACTCCAAGAAAGAGGACACGAAACTCGAGAAGTCCGAGACCAATACCGGCTTTGGTAGCAGTCTTCTGGGCGGTGGATCTCGTGGGTCCCGAATCTCACAACCCAAGGAGACTTCGAAGAACGAATTGGGAGAGGTTCTCTTGGATAAAGAGGCTCTTAAAAGCAATGAGATCGTCGTCCTCGCTATGGGCGAAAATGCTCGCAAGTTTGCTGCAAGTATGCCTCATGCTGTGCGCGTCGGTTCTTTCGGTTATCCCATCCCTGACGCTACTCTCGCTATTGTCGATCCTGAAACCAATCTTCTGTGTACGCCCAATGTCATTGGAGAGATCTGGGTCGATTCGCCTTCTCTGTCTGGCGGCTTTTGGGCATTGCCAAAGCATACTGAAGCCATTTTCCACGCCCGCCCTTACAAGTTCGAGGAGAACAATCCCACTCCGGTGCTTGTGGAGCCAGAATTCCTACGCACCGGTCTGCTGGGATGCGTTATCGAGGGCAAAGTCTTCGTGCTAGGTCTTTACGAAGACCGACTTCGTCAGAAGGTTGAGTGGGTTGAACATGGGCAGGAGATCGCGGAGCACCGCTATTTCTTCGTTCAGCATCTGGTTGTTAGTCTGCTGAAGAAAATACCAAAGATTCATGACTGTACGGCTTTCGACGTGTTTGTGAATGACGAGCATCTTCCAGTCATCGTGTTGGAGTCTTATGCTGCTTCAACGGCACCTACAACCTCTGGGGGACCTCCCCGCCAGCTTGACTCCGTGCTCTTAGAGTCTCTGGCAGAGAGGTGTATGGAGGTTTTGTATCAGGAACACCATCTTCGCGTTTATTGCGTGCTCCTCACGGCCCCGAACTCGCTTCCGCGCGTCACCAAGAACGGCCGACAGGAGATCGGCAACATGCTCTGTCGCAAGGAATTCGATGCTGGTACGCTGCAAGCTGTGCATGTCAAATTCGGTGTCGAGCGAGCAGTGCTGAACTTACCCGTTGGTGTCGACCCGGTCGGCGGAATTTGGTCCCCCCTTGCTGTCGAGTCGAGGCAGGAGTTGCTTGCCTACCAAGAGAAACAGTACTCGGGCGTCGACTATCGTGATGTTATCATGGACGACCGTACCTCCACACCTCTGAACAATTTCAAGACAATTGTCGACCTTCTCCAGTGGCGAGTCTCGCGCCAAGCCGAAGAGCTGGCTTACTGCTCTATCGACGGCCGTGGTAAGGAAGGCAAGGGCCtcacctggaagaagttcGATTTGAAGGTCTCTGCAGTGGCAACATACCTGAAGAACAAAGTCAAGGTCCGCCCCGGAGATCATCTGGTGTTGATGTATACCCATTCCGAGGAGTATATCTATGCCATTCATGCTTGTTTCTGTTTGGGTGTTGTTGCCATTCCACTGGCTCCCATTGACCAGAACCGCCTCTCAGAAGACGCGCCTGCGTTCCTGCACGTCATCAGCGATTTCGACGTTAAAGCAATCATTGTCAACGCCGAGGTCGATCATGTCATGAGGCTGAAGCTCGTCTCCCAGCATATCAAGCAGTCCGCACAGGTTCTTCGCATCGGTGTGCCTGCTATATACAATACGAACAAGCCCTCCAAGCAGTCTCATGGATGCCGTGAGCTCGGATATACCATGAAAGACGCGTGGCTGCAAGGTGGCCAGCCTGCCCTGGTCTGGACATACTGGACACCCGATCAGCGCAGGATTTCTGTGACCATTGGCCATGATACTATTATGGGCATGTGCAAGGTGCAGAAGGAAACGTGCCAGATGACAAGCTCGAGGCCGGTGCTCGGTAGTGTGCGTAGTACATTGGGTCTCGGATTCCTGCACACCTGTTTGATGGGTATCTATGTTG GCGCTCCTACCTACCTCGTGTCTCCTGTCGACTTTGCTCAGAACCCAATGACTCTCTTCGTAACTCTCTCACGGTACAAAATCAAGGACACCTACGCCACTAGCCAGATGTTGGATTATGCCATGAACGTCATGGGTGCAAAGggcttccagctccaagAGCTGAAGAACCTGATGATCTCCGCGGAAGGACGGCCGAGGGCCGATATTT ACCAAAAAGTGCGCCTGCACTTTGCTTCCGCTGCCCTTGACCGCACCTCGATCAACATCGTGTACTCCCACGTCCTCAATCCAATGATCGTCACCAGGTCATACATGTGCATCGAACCGATTGAGCTGTGGCTGGATCTCCGAAGTCTTCGCCGAGGTCTCATTTATCCTGTGGACCCAGACGCAGATCCCACCGCCTTACTACTCCAAGACTCGGGAATGGTACCGGTCAACACGCAGATTGCCATCGTCAACCCAGAAACCTGCGCATTGGCCCATGTAGGGGAATACGGCGAGATTTGGGTGCAATCCGACGCTTGTGCCAAGGGCTTCTACAGATCCAAGCAGGAATTTGACAATGAACGCATGGATGGTCGGGTCGCTGATGGTGACCCGAACGTGCCCTATATTCGCACCGGTGATCTAGGCTTCCTTCACACTGTCACTCGGCCAATCGGCCCCGGTGGGCAACCTGTCGAAATGCAAGTTCTCTTTGTCCTGGGAGGAATTGGTGAGACCTTCGAGGTCAATGGGCTCAGCCATTTCCCGATGGATATTGAAAGCTCAATCGAAAGGTGTCACCGCAACATTGTGGCTGGTGGTTGTGCGATTTTCCAAGCAGGCGGTCTGATCGTGGTAGTGGTCGAAGTCACCCGAAAAGCGTATCTGGCATCTCTTGTCCCGGTCATTGTCGATGCTATTCTCAATGAGCACCAAGTTGTCGTGGACATTGTCAACTTTGTCTCTCATGGTGACTTCCCCCGCTCACGCCTTGGCGAGAAACAGCGTGGCAAGGTTCTAGCATCATGGGTAACTCGCAAACTGCGGACAATCGCTCAATTCAGTATCCGTGATTCGGACGGTGCGGGTGGTCCATTTGCAGACCTGCCCCAGCATCGCGTTAGTCGAAGCTCCAAACCCGGGAGTACCATGGGTAGCAGTCTGCGCAAGTCGACGCTGGTCAACCCCGAGAGTGAGGTTCCGCGGTCTCCGGCTCCAGTGGTGCTTGAAGACTCAATGCAGCAAAATCAAAATAACTTCTACCAGGATATGCCTTCCCCTGGTCTGCCACAGGAGCTTGATGCGAACAGCTCTTTTGCTGGCACGCCTGTCCCTGAACCGAGTCCCGGCCTCCCTCACATTGAAGAGCCTCAGTCCGCCACGCTCATGACTGAGGACGGCGATGACCACAACGTGGGATACACAAATCCAGTCTCTGGGACCGAAACTGCCCATAACCGTGATTTCCGATTCAGTTTTGACATGATCAACACGCCCATTGACCCACAGCAATACAAATCAACCGTCCCTACCGCCGAGTCGGCCTCACCAGGACGAGACGCCCTGCCCAGCCAAAACCGATTCAGTACCATCCCGGCAGGCGCGGAGCCAGTACAGGAAGAAAGGGCTCGTCCCACCACCCAGGAGAGCGGAATCAATGACGACTGGCCACAAGAAGCCTTAATGTACGAGTCCACTCTGGGCGTCGACGACGGATCAGACTTTGTCCAGCGCTCACCAAGCAACATGAGTGCCGCAGTGCGCAAGCGCTACGACGGAAGTGAATATGGTCCTTAA
- a CDS encoding uncharacterized protein (ID:PFLUO_001194-T1.cds;~source:funannotate) translates to MSDNGDVEVATYPVLPKEVLAEQGQVKLFNKWSYEDVEVRDISLTDYVNIRQPVYLSHSAGRYAAKRFRKGSCPIIERLTNSMMMNGRNNGKKLMATRIVAHAFEIIHIMTDQNPLQVAVDAIVNCGPREDSTRIGSAGTVRRQAVDVSPLRRVNQSIALLTIGAREASFRNIKSIAECLAEELINAAKGSSNSYAIKKKDELERVAKSNR, encoded by the exons ATGTCTGACAACGGGGATGTCGAGGTTGCGACCTACCCGGTCCTGCCCAAGGAGGTCCTGGCCGAGCAGGGTCAGGTCAAGCTGTTCAACAAGTGGAGCTACGAGGACGTTGAGGTCCGCGACATCTCGTTGAC TGACTACGTGAACATTCGCCAGCCCGTCTACCTCTCCCACTCCGCCGGTCGCTATGCCGCCAAGCGTTTCCGCAAGGGCAGCTGCCCCATCATCGAGCGCCTG ACCAactcgatgatgatgaacGGCCGCAACAACGGCAAGAAGCTCATGGCTACCCGCATTGTGGCGCACGCTTTCGAGATC ATCCACATCATGACCGACCAGAACCCCCTCCAGGTCGCCGTTGACGCCATCGTCAACTGCGGTCCCCGTGAGGACAGCACCCGTATCGGTTCCGCCGGTACCGTCCGTCGCCAGGCCGTCGATGTGTCCCCCCTGCGCCGTGTTAACCAGTCCATCGCCCTCCTGACCATCGGTGCTCGCGAGGCCTCCTTCCGCAACATCAAGAGCATCGCTGAGTGCCTTGCTGAGGAGCTGATCAACGCCGCCAAGGGCAGCTCCAACTCGTACGctatcaagaagaaggatgagctggagCGTGTTGCCAAGAGCAACCGGTAA
- a CDS encoding uncharacterized protein (ID:PFLUO_001196-T1.cds;~source:funannotate), translating to MKLLLAVQLLLCWLAVAVAKKPNILFILTDDQGKYVGGLEHMPKLQELLVQKGTSYPKHFCSVALCCPSRANLWTGRMPHNTNVTDVNPPYGGYPKVVEAGWNDNYLPLWMQDAGYNTYYVGKLWNAQTEENYDKPHAKGFNGSEFLLDPWTYRYFLARMTRNGAPPEKYDGQYSTDVIASKAEGFLDDALQDDKPWMLTVAPNAPHANGSSENGVNWFGEPEYAQRHADLFKDYKIPRDESFNKLIDGAVSWVGNIPELNQTVVDYIDEFQRCRLRALQAVDDLVEKLVTKLEKAGELDNTYIFYSTDNGYHLGQHRMQPGKNCGYDTDINVPLIIRGPGIPENETLDVVSSHTDLAPTFLSIADSTQPGLDGKKIPTTVAGSQAQNKTEHVAIEYWGLAVPEGVYGYASDKDGDVGNSYKNNTYKGIRLVADDYSLYYSVWCTNEKEYYNLKDDPAQTVNLAASPAKHDKYRIASRELPQIMNRLDALMMVLKSCEGNACRYPWNQLHPDGKVDTLAKALGSSYDSFYEKQPKVTFSKCEIGYIVKEEGAQRFDVYGHTGSGKRAWAWDDAFWGW from the exons ATGAAGCTTCTCCTAGCAGTCCAGCTGTTGCTATGCTGGCTAGCTGTCGCCGTCGCCAAGAAGCCCAATATCCTATTCATTCTGACGGACGACCAAGGCAAGTATGTCGGAGGCCTGGAACATATGCCCAAGCTTCAG GAACTCCTAGTTCAAAAAGGAACTAGCTATCCCAAGCACTTCTGCTCCGTCGCGCTCTGCTGCCCATCGCGCGCAAATCTCTGGACTGGCCGCATGCCACATAACACCAACGTGACTGACGTCAATCCGCCATATGGGGGATACCCAAAAGTGGTGGAGGCCGGCTGGAACGACAACTACCTGCCTCTATGGATGCAGGACGCCGGGTACAACACCTACTACGTGGGCAAGCTGTGGAACGCACAGACAGAAGAGAACTACGACAAGCCTCACGCCAAAGGGTTCAATGGATCCGAATTCCTGCTGGACCCATGGACGTACCGCTATTTCCTTGCGCGGATGACTCGCAACGGCGCACCCCCGGAGAAATACGACGGACAGTACTCAACCGACGTCATTGCTAGTAAGGCTGAGGGCTTCCTGGACGACGCACTGCAGGATGACAAGCCGTGGATGTTGACCGTGGCCCCGAATGCGCCGCATGCTAACGGGTCAAGCGAAAATGGCGTCAACTGGTTTGGCGAGCCTGAATATGCGCAGCGCCATGCGGATCTGTTCAAGGATTACAAAATTCCGCGCGATGAAAGCTTCAACAAGCTGATTGATGGCGCGGTCAGCTGGGTTGGCAATATTCCTGAACTGAACCAGACTGTCGTTGACTACATCGATGAGTTCCAGCGCTGCCGGCTCCGCGCACTGCAGGCCGTTGACGACTTGGTTGAGAAACTGGTCACCAAGCTCGAGAAGGCGGGCGAGTTGGATAATACTTATATCTTCTATTCGACCGACAATGGGTATCATTTGGGTCAGCATCGCATGCAGCCGGGGAAGAACTGTGGTTACG ATACTGATATTAACGTCCCTTTGATCATCCGGGGACCTGGCATCCCTGAAAACGAGACCCTTGACGTGGTTTCCAGCCACACAGATCTGGCACCGACATTCCTCTCCATTGCTGATTCTACCCAACCTGGtctggatggcaagaagattCCGACGACTGTCGCGGGCAGCCAAGCGCAAAACAAGACGGAGCATGTTGCTATTGAGTACTGGGGTCTG GCTGTGCCCGAAGGAGTCTACGGATATGCCAGTGACAAGGACGGCGATGTTGGTAATTCCTACAAGAACAACACATACAAGGGTATCCGACTGGTCGCAGACGACTACAGTCTTTACTATTCAGTGTGGTGTACAAATGAGAAAGAGTACTACAACTTGAAG GACGACCCAGCCCAAACGGTCAACCTGGCCGCTTCCCCAGCCAAACACGACAAGTACCGCATTGCCAGCCGCGAGCTGCCGCAGATCATGAATCGACTTGATGCACTCATGATGGTGCTCAAGTCGTGCGAAGGAAACGCCTGCCGGTATCCATGGAACCAGCTACATCCTGACGGGAAAGTCGACACCCTTGCGAAAGCACTGGGCTCTTCGTACGACAGCTTCTATGAGAAGCAGCCCAAGGTCACGTTCTCCAAATGTGAGATTGGGTATATTGTTAAGGAGGAGGGAGCCCAGCGGTTTGATGTATATGGGCACACGGGGAGTGGAAAGAgggcttgggcttgggatGATGCATTCTGGGGGTGGTAG
- a CDS encoding uncharacterized protein (ID:PFLUO_001197-T1.cds;~source:funannotate), producing MENPNTTTNSTTKQALHLAYSQSSCGLQSVQRDAKSPLLLLTFLTDLGEASESALVNHIQNPPQEIEIQKWKPSEELLQSITAKGDLQDSMASLYGLAILAHQAGHSRLVVADNLTKRQLKGLPAQGESSRVSAVMVAIKPGKEDGQVRVIAKRNAVGENGQWLLRDTLESFDISQEYIVDSGYDRSDIYDISGLELHDPDRTVFTPDILTSLGRDGRQEDTVQPIVLPPGLQSGSDEPTLSIFLPFSSTLKEREKLQSTLQDVLSNQYPKVKEEIKKRRKEKKGDGGNDENSDSDKIKEAIVQLIPWEYDHIASRRDLMRIWEACRPRVSFSSGPRPLHFLLEPIKDDGVMSAQFGTLRDTFTGTMILRKTLDQVIKEALDSDLSGYEEIEKDLENNEQVDPSKMEIMGYPDQPFYPHLPPWLPINRSMNGIPLFYLTNKVTNQKQRALQDEIQTLTDVDADDQPWEKVCCFVPWTSEEDGTLTDMWDSLWKMWYNENPLYRYGPPGLFVDQQSFVDNTVIVAEKFYYHLPWASEEARKLLEDVPEPSCKGFAYARVPGRDAHNVFVNLEIANMGFEEFFYEREDEIRKFIRADWPQGIPDDEEGDLAP from the exons ATGGAAAACCCAAACACAACTACAAACTCAACCACAAAGCAAGCGTTGCATCTTGCTTATTCGCAGTCCAGCTGTGGACTGCAATCTGTTCAACGCGATGCAAAGAGTCCTCTGCTGTTGCTGACCTTCTTAACCGACCTGGGGGAGGCGAGCGAATCGGCCCTGGTAAACCACATCCAAAACCCACCTCAGGAAATCGAGATTCAAAAATGGAAACCCTctgaagagcttctgcagTCAATAACTGCTAAAGGTGATCTTCAAGACAGTATGGCCAGCCTGTACGGTCTTGCGATCCTGGCGCATCAAGCGGGTCACTCACGACTTGTCGTGGCGGACAACCTCACGAAGCGTCAACTGAAAGGGCTGCCCGCCCAGGGAGAGAGTTCACGAGTTTCAGCGGTTATGGTTGCCATTAAACCAGGCAAAGAAGATGGTCAAGTCCGCGTTATTGCGAAACGAAACGCAGTTGGCGAAAACGGGCAATGGCTGCTGCGGGATACGCTGGAATCCTTTGATATCTCTCAGGAGTACATCGTGGATTCGGGGTACGACCGCTCTGATATATACGATATCTCCGGGCTGGAGTTGCACGATCCAGATCGCACTGTGTTTACGCCAGATATTTTGACATCTCTGGGACGAGATGGTCGCC AAGAGGATACGGTACAGCCCATTGTACTACCTCCAGGGTTGCAATCCGGCAGCGACGAGCCAACTCTGAGCATttttctccctttttcttccactttgaaagagagagagaagctACAATCAACTCTGCAGGATGTCTTGAGCAACCAATACCCAAAGGTAAAAGAAGAGATAAAGAAGCGACgtaaagaaaaaaagggCGATGGTGGCAACGACGAAAACTCCGACTcagacaagatcaaagaagccATTGTCCAACTGATTCCATGGGAATACGACCATATCGCCTCTCGTCGCGATTTAATGCGCATCTGGGAGGCTTGTCGACCCcgtgtttctttttcctctGGTCCCCGTCCTCTGCATTTCTTGTTGGAACCAATCAAGGACGACGGTGTCATGAGTGCCCAGTTCGGGACATTGCGGGATACTTTCACAGGAACCATGATCCTGCGAAAAACTTTGGACcaggtgatcaaggaggcaTTGGACTCTGACTTATCCGGATACGAAGAGATCGAAAAGGACCTGGAAAATAATGAACAGGTTGACCCATCCAAAATGGAAATCATGGGATACCCAGATCAACCATTCTATCCCCATcttccaccatggctccCTATCAATCGGAGTATGAATGGGATTCCCTTGTTCTACCTCACAAACAAAGTCACCAATCAAAAACAACGCGCCCTTCAAGACGAGATTCAGACTCTTACCGACGTTGATGCAGACGATCAACCCTGGGAAAAAGTGTGCTGCTTTGTTCCCTGGACAAGTGAAGAGGATGGTACACTTACTGATATGTGGGACAGCTTGTGGAAAATGTGGTATAACGAGAACCCGCTATACCGCTATGGTCCACCTGGTTTATTTGTTGACCAGCAATCATTCGTTGACAATACCGTCATAGTGGCTGAAAAATTCTATTATCATCTGCCATGGGCCAGTGAAGAGGCTCGCAAGCTTCTCGAGGATGTTCCCGAGCCATCATGTAAAGGATTCGCTTACGCCCGAGTCCCAGGTCGCGATGCACATAATGTATTTGTGAACCTCGAGATCGCCAACATGGGCTTCGAGGAATTTTTCTATGAACGTGAGGACGAGATCAGGAAGTTCATCAGGGCCGATTGGCCACAAGGTATCCcagatgacgaagagggcgaCCTTGCTCCATAA